Proteins co-encoded in one Candidatus Babeliales bacterium genomic window:
- a CDS encoding IS5/IS1182 family transposase, giving the protein IGMIKRFKIVSDKYRNRRKRFGLRFNLIAGICNFELTK; this is encoded by the coding sequence TGATTGGAATGATAAAACGATTCAAAATAGTTTCTGACAAGTACCGTAATCGAAGAAAGAGGTTTGGATTACGTTTTAATCTCATTGCGGGAATATGTAATTTTGAGTTAACTAAATGA